The Geoalkalibacter subterraneus genome contains the following window.
ATCGGTATCTCTTTCCCCGCCGGGTCCGGTCTGGTGGCCTTTGCGGGTGCTCTGGGTTTCATGCCTCTGGACATGCCTGAATCGGTGCTGGTCCGCTTCAAAGGCAAGCTCAACCCCGGCATCACTCTGCGCGACGTTGTCAACGCTATCCCCTACTGGGCCATCAAGCAGGGTCTGCTGACGGTTCCCAAGAAGAACAAGAAAAATATTTTCAACGGTCGCATCCTTGAGATGGAAGGGTTGCCCGATCTGTCCGTCGAACAGGCTTTCGAGCTCACCGATGCTGCGGCAGAACGCTCTGCGGCTGCTGGTTGCATTCAGCTCTCCGAAGAGTCCGTTGCGACGTATCTGCGCTCCAATGTCGCGTTGATGGAGAAGATGATCGAGGAAGGTTATCGTGACCCCGATACGCTGCGCGGTCGCATCAACGACGTCAAGGAATGGCTTAAGAATCCCAAACTGATTCGTGCCGATAAAAACGCTGAATACACCGAAATTATCGAGATCGACCTGGCGGAAATCACCGAACCGATCCTGGCCTGCCCCAATGACCCGGACGATGTCAAACTGTTGTCCGAGGTTGCCGGTACACCGATTCAGGATGTGTTCCTGGGCTCCTGCATGACCAATATCGGGCATTTCCGGGCAGCTGCCGAAATCTGGCGCGGTCAGAAATTCAATCCCGAGGTACGGACCTGGATCTGTCCGCCGACCCGCATGGATCAGGCAAAACTCAAGGAAGAAGCGCTCTTCTCCGTCTTCAGTGCAGTCGGGGCGCGCATTGAAATTCCCGGATGCTCACTGTGTATGGGAAATCAGGCCCGCGTGCCTGATGGCGTCAATATGTTCTCCACGTCGACACGTAATTTCGACGACCGTATCGGCAACGGCGCCAAGGTTTATCTCGGCTCTGCCGAACTCGGCGCGGTTATTTCCAATATCAGCAAAATCCCGACCGTTGATGAATATATGGCGGTCTACAAGGAAAAGATCGCTCCGAAAGAGAAAGAGATTTATCAGTACCTGCAGTTTGATGAGATGGAAGGGTATAAGAAGTAATCCAGCCCAGTCTCACTGGTTATCTTAAAAAAAGCCCTTGTCGCTACCGGCAGGGGCTTTCGTCTTTTGAAGGGATAACCCCCTCAGACAAAAAGGCCAGATGCAAAATCCTGGCCTTTTTGTCGTTGAAGCAGATGTGTTGCGCTATATCAGCAGGGGTGAACGTTGCTGCTTCTGACAACTCTGGGTTTCATGTACTTTTTCATTTTTGCCTCCCTTGGTCATAGGGTTTAATGGGAAATGGCCGGCTTCAGGCAGCGCCGTGAAGCCGGCCAGGATCGGTAGGGCTCAGTTATCGCGTGGGGTCGACGACCTTGGCGCCGTCAGGGATGGTCGTACGATCCCCTCCGGGGATGTCTCTGCTGGATTTGGTCAGATAGAATCCATCGAAGTACAGCCCTGTTTCACGGCTCCAGAAGTTGATGGTGTGAGTGCCGGCCGAGGGAATGGAGATCCTGATGGGATCAGGTCCCGAACGTCTGTAGCTATTGACCCAGCGCCAACTGCTCCTGCGCGCGGTCTGAATGTCACCGACGACGCTGCCGTTGAGGCCGTAGTACATGGAGTCGCTGCTGCTGCTATCGTTGTCATGAGTGCGGACCCACAGGTAGTAGGTTCCCGCTTCGGTAAAGTTTAGCCGGAATTCAAGGGGGTTTCCTCTTGGACCGCGGTAACCGGCATCGGTCTCGGCACGCATGTACTTGTCGTTGCTGCCGGAACCGGTACGCACCGAAAAGTTGTCTCCGCGGACGTTGTAGTGCTCCGCCTCGATAAAGGTGCCGTCTTTGCTGACGTAGTTGTCACCGCCGCTACCGGAATCACCCGCGCTGCAGAGGCTTCCGATGTAAGTGCTCTCCGCTAACTGGTAAGTAGCAAGGTCGACCCAGCCTTCATTGTAGTGACGTGTCCACTTGGAATTGTCGCAGGCGACCCGGTCGCTTCGATTCCAGTGGCAAGAGGTGCAGACATCAAGATTGCCGCCTGTGCCGCCCTCGTCACCAGAGGATGGCAGATCATCAAAATAGGGCACAGTATACGTGCGGCCTTTATGTGAAATCTGCGTTTTGTTGTGAGAGATGGTCTGGGCGCGGATTTTACGGCCGCCCTCGTCGTTCATGTCCTCCCCGTTGGGTCTGAGTCTTTCCCCTGGGCCTTCTTCTTTGGCATACATTGACCAGAAGATATTGAACTTCTTCTTGCCGGCTCCATATCCGGTATAGCCAGGAATGGAGTCAGGAGCGGGGTGGAAGGGAACCGTTTCATGACAGTCGGCACAGGCGCCGAAATCCTGAATCGGACCACCTTTGTCGTGCATATAGGCGCCATGGCATTCACGGCAGGCGGCCTGTTTGGGACGGTCCTTCGCCCAGTCCGGAACGGTGTGGCAATAGGCGCAGTTGCCTTGTTTCGAGCGGTCCGTGTCGTGATGGGGGCTGCCGGAGTGGCAGTTGGAGCAGGTGCTCGGGTCGCTGATGGCCTGGTGGCAGACCGAGCAGTCGCCGCCGAGATCGGTCAAGGGTCCGGTATGGTGCAACTCCGGAATGGTGACTCCACTACCACCATGGCAGTCGCTGCAGGTGCCGCCGTTCAGGGTGATGGTGCTGTGACAGAAGGTGCAGTTGCCCTCATCGAACTCAGGTTGAATATGATGGTTGGAGGTGTCGCCGTGGCAATCCGCGCAGATGATATCGGCCGGGGCGGTGTCGGTATGACAGGCGCTGCACAGGCCGGTCTGAGCGGTTTGTGAAGTATGATGCAATTCGGCGATCGAAGGCTGTCCTGCGGAGATGTGGCACTCTGCACATGCAATGTCGCTGGATATCCCCTGATGGCAGGTGGCGCAATCCCCCGTCTGTCCGGAAATGGTCATATCATGGTGGAGCAGCTCGATCTCCGGCTGGCCCTCACCCGTATGACAGGTCGTACACGCGAGCCCTGTCACGTCAATCGCGCTGTGACAGTCGGTGCAGCTCGCTGTCTGCGCAAAGACACTGGTATGGTGCCGCTCCCCGGCCGTCGGGCCGTTGGGGCCGAAATGGCAGGCAGAGCAGTCAACCAATGCGGAATCTGCGCCCGTGTGGCAGGTGAGGCAGGCGCCCTCCGTATACAGCAGGGTGGTATGATGGGTTTGAACGCCGCCGTCCTTTTCGGCCACTGCGGCGTGACATTCTGCGCAGTTGATGTTCTCGGGTGTTACTGCGCTATGGCAATCGGTGCAGGTGCCATTGACCGCGGTAGGAGTGGCGTGGTGCATGGCCCCGCCGCCATCGAGAGACTGTTCGGCATGACAGGTCGCGCAGTCGAGTTCGTCCTGGTTGACGCTATGGCAAGCCGCGCAGTTGTTTGCCAGCGCAGGTGCCGTAGCATGGTGACGGTCGGCGATCTGATCCGGATTGCCGCTACTGTGACAGGTTGCGCAATCATTGTCGGCAGCCATCTGTGTGAAGGTTTTCACCGTGTGACAGGCTGCGCAGTTATCTTCCAGATAATTGGGCGTATTATGGTGCATGGCTGCACCGCCGTCGAGCGCCTTGCCTGCATGGCAGGTGGCGCAGTCGAGTTCGCCGCCCACCGAGTCGATGCCCTCGTGGCAGGCTGCACAGTTGCCGGTGGTTGCAGTGGCCGTGTTGTGATGCAGGGTGTTGATCGCTGGTTCTCCGGCCGCCTCATGGCAAACGGAGCAGTTGTTGGTGACAGCATCTGCACCTGTGTGGCAATCGACACAGGAGGACGTCTGGGCGTAGTCGCTCGTGTGGTGAGTCTGCCCGATATCCGAGGAGTGGCACGCCGAGCAGTCATTGCCGGCGGTGACATTCTCATGACAGGAGGCGCAATTTCCTGCTGTGTAAGCATCTGAGTCGTGATGCATGCCCACGCCGCCGTCGAAGACAGGCTGAGCGGCATGGCAGGTCGCGCAGTCCAGATCTCCTCCGACAGCGTCAATCCCTTCGTGACATGCGGCACAATCGCCGCTGGTGGCCGTGGCAGTGGCATGGTGCAGCTCATTGATGGCCGGCTCACCGGCAGCTTCATGACAGGAGGCGCAGTTGTCGACCGCTTCTACTGCACCGCTGTGGCAGGCCGCGCAGTTGTCGAGAGTGTAGTCTGCGCTGTCGTGGTGCATGGCAACCCCGCCGTCGCGGGTTTTGCCCTGATGACAGGCCGCACAGTCGAGGGTGCTGTCGGTGACACCTGTATGGCAAGTGGCGCAATTGTCAGCTGCGGCAAGTTGAGTGTTATGATGCATGGCCACACTACCGTCCCGCGGTTTGTCCGCATGGCAGGCGACGCAGTCAAGTTGTGTTGTGTCAACCGCGCCGTGGCAGCTGGCACAGTCCCCGGCCAGGTAGTCGGGGGATTCATGGTGCATCTGGCCACTGCCATCGCGCGCCTTGTCGGCATGACAGCCTGCGCAGTCGAAGGTGGCATTGGCAGTGCTGTCGATGCCGGCGTGGCAGGCGGCGCAGTCGCCGGTGAGCGCCGGTTGCGTGTCATGATGTTGCGTGACGATTGCATCGGTACCGACTACCGTAGTGTGACAGGCTTCACAATCGGCGTCGGAGAACATGATGAGGCCCGTGCTGTCGTAGCCGGGGTGGCAGTCAAAGCAGCTGTAGAAGCCATAAGGGTATGTCAGCCCCGTGTCGTGGTGTGGATTGGTGGTGTTATCCCACTGGCCGGCATGGCAATCACTGCAGGCAAAACCTCCTCCAACGGTCGGGTGGCAGGAGTCGCAGGAAAAATTATTGGCGCTGGCGAAATCATGATGCGCCTGCTCTGAGGAACCTGCGGTACCCCAACTTGAGGCGGTATGGCAGGATTCACAGCTGCTTGATTCGACCATGCCGCTGTGACAGGAGTTGCATTCCGCGAACTCCGGGTAGCTCTGGCGTACCTCGACATGGTGAGCCGTCGCCGAATCGCCCTGATGGCAGCTGGTGCAGTCGGCAACCGGATCGAGTGCGGTATGGCAGACGGTACAGTCCGTATTGGAGGTGTCCGCAAAATCATGGTGGTCGCTGCGGGCATCTACCAGCCAACTGCTCGATGTATGACAACTCTCGCAGTTGATGTTCTGCGGCATGCTGCTGTGGCAGTCGGCGCAGCTTTTACCCGTTGCGGCAACTTCATGATGCTGATCTCTGGCTGAGCCCTCGGTCCAGAAATCCGGGGTATGGCAGCTGCTGCACTCGGGCTTGGGCACTATGCTGGAGTGGCAGGTCGCACAGTCCACCCCCTGGTTGATTCTTGCATGGTGGTCGGTCTGGGCATCCACGCTCCAGGAGGCGGCGTCGTGGCAGCTTTCGCAACTGGTGACGACAGGCAGCTGGGTGTGACAATCCTGGCATGCTTTGTCGCTGGTGGTGGCCAATTCGTGGTGGGTTTGAGCCGCAGCGCCCTGGTGGCAGTCGGAGCAGACCCCGCCTTCGCCTGGGAGACCGCCGGTGTGACAGTCTGCGCAGTTCTTGCCGACGGCCGCCACTTCGTGATGCTGCGCCTGGGCTGAACCTGTGCTCCAGGAGCTCGCGGTGTGGCAGCTGCTGCACTCCGGTTTAGGCACGATGCCGGAATGGCATGTGGCGCAGTCAAAGCCTTCTTCGATCTTGGCGTGATGATCGCTTTGGGGGTCTACGGTCCAGCTTGAGGCATCATGACAGTTTTCGCAGGTGCCTACGGACGCTGTGGCTCCGTGGCAGCTGGCGCAGTCGAAATTGTCGCCGGCATGGTGGCCGTCACGGGCTTCTCCGGGAGAGTGGCATGCTGTGCACGAGGCGTCGAAAACCATCGTGGTATGACAAGCGCTGCAGTCCAGGGAAGAATCAACAGCGATCTGGTGATGACGGTCACTGGCGCGGACCGGGTTGCTCTGATCGTCGAGGCCCCAGGAAGTGCTGTCGTGGCAACTGGTACAACCGGCTGAGGGTGCGGCATCGCTGTGACAGGTTGCGCAACTCAGATCCGGAGTCGCCATGGCCAGGTCGTGGTGGAACGTCTGATTTTCCTGGCTGGGGGTATGGCACTGCCGACAACTGGACTGGCTGCCGAGATCCACCGCAATTTCGGTGTGGCAGTTGGCGCAGTCCATGCTGGTGGCGGAGGCAATATCATGATGGCGCTGAGCGGCTTCACCCTGGTGGCAGTCGGCACAGCTGGAGGGCAGGGGGGCATTGGTGTGGCAGCTCTCACATGCCGTGCCGGTTGTTGAAGCGGCTTCATGGTGAGTGCTTGCCGCGGTCATTTCCGCGCCCCAGTACTGGTCGTCATGGCAGCTGACGCAGTTGGGGGTCGGGACGATCTCGGCGTGGCAGGATGCACAATCGGTCCCCTGCTCGGCGGCGACGCTGTGGTGCTGCTGCCGCACGCTGTCGCCGTGGCAGGTGGCGCAGGTGATATTTGGGTCCATCTGCGTGTGGCAGGCAACGCAGTTGAGGTCCGGGTTGGTGGTCAGTGCTTCATGGTGCGGGGCGCGGATGCTGCCTTGGTGACAACCCAGGCAGTCACCGAGTTGCTTTACCCCGGAATGGCATTGCACGCAATCGCCGGCCAGAGCTTCGGTTGTGCCGTGGTGTGCGTTTTGCTGCGGTACAAATGTATGGCAGCTTGCGCAGTCCCCTTCGGTGGTAATGCCGCTGTGGCATTGCCCGCACTCTCCTGCGAAGTACAGGTCGGATTCATGGTGGTTGTTGTTGGAATGGCACTGCGAGCAGCCCTGCTGGGCAGCGAGGATCGATGCCGGCAGCATGAATATGCTGATGAGCACGATCGTCGCCAAAGCAATAAAGCGTGTTTGTGTCATGGATTGCCCCCATCTAGATATGTAGAATGACTCCCTTGAAACCTGTAAAAGCAATAGCAGTGATGCTGAAAGTGGCAGTTTTGGAAAATATTGATGTTGAAAAATTTAAGTCAGTTAATGGTCCGATGATTTGATCGTAATTTATTCGAAATCGCGCGATGCGAAATTATTGCAATAATCACACCCGGCAATTAACCTTTTGATTTGTAACCGAAAGGGTTTGACGGAAATCTGTCCATTTAGCAAAAGGGTTGCTGAAAAATTATTTTTTTTTCAGGTTTTCCCCCAAGTAAAAGGCTTGTTTTTATCATTAGAAAAATAGTCTTATGGCGGAATCGAGCCAATAGGATTTCGTTAAATGCCGTAATTTGTCCATGACCTTTTTATGGCAGGTTTTTGTGAACAATTCGTGATTGGATGTGAGCCAGTAAGGGAGCGATGTTTTGATACATGAACCTATGACGGTGTTGACCGATTATCTGCTCGGGATGTGGGTGCTGTGGCTCGGGGGGCGTCTGTGGCGGCAGGGGCGAAGACTCCATGACCGGGCGATCGGTGACTGGAGTCTTGTGTTTATCTTTTCCGCAGTGGCGGCGTTCTGCGGGGGGACCGTCCACGGTTTTCCAAACCTGTTGGGCGGAATCGGCAGTGCGTTGCTGTGGAAACTGACCGTGCAGGCGGTGGGAATCGCCAGCCTGTGTTTTCTGGCCGCTATGATCCGCAGCATGTTCCGCGGGCGGGTGCGGCGCATTCTACTGGCGGCGGCGTTTGTGAAATGGGCGGTTTACGCCTGGTGGATGACATCTCACGACGCCTTTTTGTATGTAGTGCTCGACTATCTGCCCTCGCTGCTTTTCGTCGGCGGATTGCAGGCCTGGTGCTGGTTGCGGCAGGGCCGGGCGGCCGGGCGCTGGATTACGCTGGGTGTGGTGATTTCACTGGTTGCCGCGGGCATTCAACAGTCCGGTTTCAGTCTCCACCGGCATTTCAACCACAACGACCTTTATCATGTGGTGCAGATGGCGGCTTTTTACCTCCTTTACCGGGGAGGGATACTGTTGCGGCAGCTCCCCTGAAATGCATCAGTCGTCGCGGTAGCGCCGGGTCAGATCGCCGTAGGCGTCGATGCGGCGGTCGCGCAGAAAAGGCCAGATGCGGCGCACCGACTCGCTGCGTTGCAGATCGACAGTTGCCGTCAAAACCTGCTCCTTCCCATTATCTGCCCGCGCCAGCCACTCGCCCTGGGGGCCCGCGACAAAGCTGCTTCCCCAGAAGAGAGCGCCCGGTGATTGATTGCCCGGGTCGGGTTCGAATCCGACCCGGTTGACGCTGATCACCGGCAGGCCGTTAGCCACGGCGTGGGCGCGCTGAATGGTCAGCCAGGCTTCCCGTTGGCGCTGCTGTTCATCCTCCGGGTCGCGCGGGTCCCACCCGATCGCAGTGGGATAGATCAGCATCTGTGCACCGGCCAGGGCCATCAGGCGGGCCGCTTCAGGGTACCACTGATCCCAGCAGACCAGAACGCCCAGGCGACCTACAGAGGTGTCAATCGGAGTGAATCCCAGATCGCCGGGGGTGAAGTAGAATTTCTCATAGTAGCCGGGATCATCAGGGATGTGCATTTTGCGGTAGCGGCCGGCGATGGAGCCGTCCTTTTCAATGACCACGACCGTGTTGTGATAAAGACCTGGTGCCCTTTTCTCGAACAGGCTGGTGACAATGACTACTCCCAGCTCGCGTGC
Protein-coding sequences here:
- a CDS encoding DUF6962 family protein, which gives rise to MIHEPMTVLTDYLLGMWVLWLGGRLWRQGRRLHDRAIGDWSLVFIFSAVAAFCGGTVHGFPNLLGGIGSALLWKLTVQAVGIASLCFLAAMIRSMFRGRVRRILLAAAFVKWAVYAWWMTSHDAFLYVVLDYLPSLLFVGGLQAWCWLRQGRAAGRWITLGVVISLVAAGIQQSGFSLHRHFNHNDLYHVVQMAAFYLLYRGGILLRQLP
- a CDS encoding carbon-nitrogen hydrolase, with product MTAARTLTVGMIQHACSLDREANIRKSIEGIRDAAAQGAQLMVLQELHTGPYFCQIEDTDCFDLAESIPGPSTERFGKLARELGVVIVTSLFEKRAPGLYHNTVVVIEKDGSIAGRYRKMHIPDDPGYYEKFYFTPGDLGFTPIDTSVGRLGVLVCWDQWYPEAARLMALAGAQMLIYPTAIGWDPRDPEDEQQRQREAWLTIQRAHAVANGLPVISVNRVGFEPDPGNQSPGALFWGSSFVAGPQGEWLARADNGKEQVLTATVDLQRSESVRRIWPFLRDRRIDAYGDLTRRYRDD